In Chitinophaga nivalis, a single genomic region encodes these proteins:
- a CDS encoding class I SAM-dependent methyltransferase, translating into MSLEHHKDATLRYQQQVDNSRNYVLPFIQLEFPHLEGLRVMEVGCGEGGVLAPLLEKGCNCVGVDLAPTRIELAKSFLEKYTAGGQLKLIAQNIYDVDFLGAFRNAFDVIILKDAIEHIPDQEKIIGHLKQLLSPRGQVYFGFPPWYMPHGGHQQICQNKLLSMMPYVHLLPMPLYRGVLRLFGEKADVIQDLTEVKSTGISIERFERIVKRQHYKITQRRFYLINPIYQYKFGVKPRVQWKPVAAIPFIRNFVTTCVYYMVKPE; encoded by the coding sequence ATGTCGTTAGAACACCATAAAGACGCAACGTTACGCTACCAGCAGCAGGTAGACAACTCACGCAATTATGTACTGCCGTTCATACAACTGGAGTTTCCGCATCTGGAAGGGCTTCGGGTGATGGAAGTCGGTTGCGGGGAAGGCGGTGTATTGGCACCTCTGCTGGAGAAAGGCTGTAACTGTGTGGGTGTGGATCTGGCTCCCACCCGTATTGAACTGGCCAAAAGCTTTCTGGAGAAATATACAGCAGGCGGGCAATTAAAGCTGATTGCCCAGAATATTTATGACGTTGATTTTCTGGGAGCGTTCCGCAACGCTTTTGATGTGATCATACTGAAAGATGCCATTGAACATATTCCTGACCAGGAAAAAATCATTGGCCACCTGAAACAGCTGCTCAGTCCGCGCGGACAGGTATACTTCGGTTTTCCACCGTGGTATATGCCGCATGGCGGCCATCAGCAGATCTGTCAGAATAAGCTGCTCAGTATGATGCCATACGTCCACCTGCTACCGATGCCTTTATACCGGGGCGTACTGCGGTTGTTCGGCGAAAAGGCGGATGTGATCCAGGATCTTACAGAAGTAAAGTCTACCGGTATTTCCATCGAACGCTTTGAGCGGATTGTGAAACGCCAGCACTATAAGATTACACAGCGCCGGTTTTATCTGATCAATCCTATCTATCAATACAAGTTTGGTGTGAAGCCCCGCGTACAGTGGAAGCCGGTTGCCGCGATTCCTTTTATCAGGAATTTCGTCACCACCTGCGTGTATTATATGGTCAAACCAGAATAA
- a CDS encoding TrmH family RNA methyltransferase, protein MLSKAQIKYIQSLQHKKNRQKSSQYIAEGDKIVQELLQAGMPVKAVYATADWLEQHHTLLAKLPAVTVTTVDTAILKQLSSLTTPNRAMALLDMPASTDPLPAPGTVVMALEGIQDPGNMGTLIRIADWFGIPQIICSPDCVDVYNPKTIQATMGSLIRVRIAEYDIKTLLQQTSLPSYAATLHGKDITGYAVIREGIILIGNEGRGLTEEVMALATHRITIPRIGGAESLNAAVAAGIICGRLLI, encoded by the coding sequence ATGTTGTCAAAGGCGCAAATTAAATATATTCAATCATTACAGCACAAAAAAAACCGTCAAAAATCCAGCCAGTATATAGCCGAAGGCGATAAGATCGTACAGGAGCTGCTACAGGCGGGGATGCCGGTGAAAGCAGTATATGCTACTGCAGATTGGCTGGAACAACATCACACCCTGTTGGCAAAATTGCCTGCAGTAACCGTAACAACGGTAGACACAGCAATCCTGAAACAATTATCTTCCCTGACTACGCCCAACAGGGCCATGGCATTGCTGGATATGCCGGCGTCCACTGATCCGTTGCCGGCTCCCGGTACGGTAGTGATGGCGTTGGAAGGTATCCAGGATCCGGGAAACATGGGTACGCTCATTCGTATCGCCGACTGGTTTGGTATTCCGCAGATCATCTGTTCTCCGGATTGTGTGGATGTATATAATCCCAAAACCATTCAGGCTACCATGGGCAGCCTGATCAGGGTACGTATAGCCGAATACGATATAAAAACATTATTACAGCAAACTTCCCTGCCTTCCTATGCAGCTACCCTGCATGGCAAAGATATTACCGGGTACGCCGTTATCAGGGAAGGTATTATTCTCATTGGCAATGAAGGCAGAGGCCTTACCGAAGAAGTGATGGCACTGGCGACCCACCGTATTACCATTCCCCGTATCGGAGGCGCCGAATCCCTGAATGCTGCGGTGGCCGCCGGTATCATTTGCGGCCGTCTGCTTATTTAA
- the tamL gene encoding translocation and assembly module lipoprotein TamL, translating to MTQPPHNATTLLLKYLLLLAVLLTLGACSNTRYLQDNQRLYTSSKVDVKGDILNSEKQDLRSALSSKSLMTQQPNKKLLNTRIKVWLYNQKYNEKKSNWFWNVVLSKRNLEEPVIYDTLKSKESVDRMTSYLRNQGFFYATVSYSTETKHRKTSATYLVNTGRNFVIDKITYTVPDTALLALVKANERLSLIKKGMAYKSATLSSERERLTRIIKDAGYYKFNRDAIEYSVDTLNKALFRNTLNPFEGFVNIFNENKGREKPTMDVEVKIKNPEDSTVWQLYHIGKIYAYPDYPLNTSPNDSTFKQDTRKFITIRSRQEILRPKILSKSILLRPGETYSLQGYNNTVNKLYDIGIWQFVTLQYKERKDTANTLDAYVFLTPRRRQELGTNLEVSNSSDYLLGSGISLNYRHINLNKTATQLGMTLNTGLELIRNPSPGGWELQSKQFGGEVSLTWPRFALPFNIRQSNRSNVKTRLSMGANYLSRVDKFNINSINVSYGYDWNESAYKRWIVRPVTLNYVGVTLDPTFEDSTVEPNPYLRRSFEPAFIGGESVSYIFSNNDLLHQRHYTYFRINIEESGLYLNGINSLLNAVSNKKTNLETLTKVNISNFVKIEADYRHFWKIGPHSSIATRLYAGVGIPYSFSQVLPYVRQFTAGGPNSIRAWRLRTLGPGVYKDSSANAQIFPDQTGDMKLEGNVEYRFDLLRMFGGTINLKGATFLDMGNIWMIKKDPDRPGSEFQFSNLYRDLAVGTGAGLRLDFSFFLIRLDWGIPLKVPYFTGDKNGWYISQWNLGDREWRKQNITWNVAIGYPF from the coding sequence GTGACGCAGCCGCCGCATAATGCAACAACCTTACTGCTAAAATACTTACTGCTACTGGCTGTTCTGCTCACATTGGGCGCCTGCTCCAATACCAGGTACCTGCAAGACAATCAGCGTTTATATACCAGCAGCAAAGTAGATGTTAAAGGAGATATCCTCAATTCAGAAAAACAGGATCTCCGCAGTGCCTTGTCTTCCAAGTCGCTGATGACGCAACAGCCCAATAAAAAATTACTGAATACCCGTATTAAAGTATGGCTCTATAACCAGAAGTATAATGAAAAAAAATCCAACTGGTTCTGGAATGTCGTTCTCTCCAAAAGAAACCTGGAAGAACCGGTTATTTACGATACCCTCAAATCAAAAGAGTCGGTAGACCGGATGACCAGCTACCTGCGTAACCAGGGATTCTTTTATGCCACGGTATCGTACAGCACAGAAACCAAACACCGCAAAACCAGCGCCACCTATCTGGTGAATACCGGCAGGAATTTCGTGATAGATAAAATTACCTATACAGTTCCCGACACGGCTTTGCTGGCATTGGTAAAAGCCAACGAAAGATTATCCCTGATCAAAAAAGGGATGGCCTATAAGTCGGCCACCTTATCCAGTGAAAGGGAAAGACTCACCCGTATTATCAAAGATGCCGGTTACTATAAATTTAACCGCGATGCGATAGAATACAGTGTAGATACGCTCAATAAAGCTTTGTTCCGCAATACCCTCAATCCTTTTGAAGGCTTTGTCAATATCTTCAATGAAAACAAAGGCCGGGAAAAACCTACCATGGATGTAGAGGTGAAAATCAAAAATCCGGAAGACTCTACTGTCTGGCAGCTGTATCATATCGGCAAAATATACGCCTATCCGGATTATCCGCTGAACACCAGCCCCAATGACAGTACTTTTAAACAGGATACCCGGAAGTTCATTACCATCCGCTCCCGTCAGGAGATTCTGCGGCCCAAGATATTATCCAAATCCATTCTGCTGAGACCCGGAGAAACCTACTCCCTGCAGGGATACAATAATACCGTCAATAAACTCTATGATATTGGTATCTGGCAATTCGTAACCCTGCAATACAAGGAGCGGAAAGATACGGCCAATACATTGGATGCTTATGTGTTTCTCACGCCCCGCCGCAGGCAGGAACTGGGAACAAACCTGGAGGTGAGCAACAGCTCTGACTATCTGCTGGGTAGTGGCATCAGCCTCAACTACCGGCACATCAATCTCAATAAAACAGCTACCCAGCTGGGCATGACGCTCAATACCGGATTGGAACTGATCCGTAATCCCAGCCCGGGCGGATGGGAGCTGCAGTCCAAACAGTTTGGCGGAGAAGTAAGTCTTACCTGGCCGCGGTTTGCATTGCCATTTAATATCCGGCAATCCAACCGTTCCAATGTAAAAACCCGCTTATCGATGGGCGCCAACTATCTTTCGCGGGTAGATAAGTTTAATATCAACAGCATCAATGTGTCCTATGGGTACGATTGGAATGAGTCGGCCTATAAACGCTGGATTGTACGCCCGGTTACGTTGAACTATGTAGGCGTGACCCTGGACCCAACATTTGAAGATTCTACCGTGGAGCCTAATCCCTACCTCCGGCGCAGCTTTGAGCCGGCATTTATTGGCGGAGAAAGTGTGTCCTATATATTCAGCAACAACGATCTGCTTCACCAACGTCATTATACCTATTTCCGGATTAACATAGAAGAGTCGGGGCTATATCTCAACGGGATCAACAGTTTACTGAATGCCGTTTCCAATAAGAAAACAAACCTGGAAACGCTTACCAAAGTGAATATTTCCAATTTTGTGAAGATAGAAGCCGATTACCGGCACTTCTGGAAGATAGGCCCGCATAGTAGTATTGCGACCCGGTTGTATGCCGGTGTGGGTATCCCGTACAGTTTTTCACAGGTGTTACCTTATGTAAGACAGTTTACTGCAGGGGGTCCCAACAGTATCCGCGCCTGGCGGCTACGTACCCTGGGACCGGGTGTATACAAGGATTCATCTGCCAATGCACAGATCTTTCCTGACCAGACCGGTGATATGAAACTGGAAGGCAACGTGGAATACCGCTTCGACCTGTTACGGATGTTTGGCGGTACCATCAACCTCAAAGGCGCTACCTTCCTGGATATGGGAAATATCTGGATGATCAAGAAAGATCCGGACAGACCTGGTTCTGAATTTCAGTTCAGTAATTTATATCGCGACCTGGCCGTAGGCACCGGCGCCGGCTTAAGACTGGATTTCTCCTTCTTCCTGATCCGCCTCGACTGGGGGATTCCACTGAAAGTACCTTATTTCACCGGTGATAAAAACGGCTGGTATATCAGTCAGTGGAACCTGGGCGACCGGGAATGGCGCAAGCAAAACATTACCTGGAACGTGGCTATTGGTTATCCGTTTTAG
- the truB gene encoding tRNA pseudouridine(55) synthase TruB yields the protein MQTEEKNNYQEGAVILINKPLTWTSFDVVRKIRNTTKAKIGHAGTLDPLATGLLICCTGKMTKKINEYQAQEKEYTGTFTLGATTPTFDKESEPENFKDISQLDEATLLAATQPFLGEIMQLPPIHSAIKQKGKPIYLLARKGVDVKVEPRKITISEFEITKIALPEVHFRVVCSTGTYIRSLANDYGANLGCGAYLSSLCRTRIGQFKLSDATEMEDFIAANTVPKTDNQ from the coding sequence ATGCAAACTGAAGAAAAAAATAATTATCAGGAAGGAGCTGTGATACTGATCAACAAGCCTTTAACATGGACTTCCTTCGACGTCGTGCGTAAAATAAGGAATACCACCAAAGCCAAGATTGGACATGCCGGTACCCTCGATCCGCTGGCGACCGGATTGCTGATTTGCTGCACCGGTAAAATGACAAAAAAAATAAATGAATACCAGGCCCAAGAGAAAGAGTACACCGGTACTTTTACTTTAGGCGCTACCACGCCTACCTTCGATAAAGAATCTGAGCCGGAAAATTTCAAAGATATCAGTCAGCTCGATGAAGCCACACTGCTGGCGGCTACACAGCCTTTCCTCGGTGAAATCATGCAGCTGCCGCCGATACATTCTGCCATCAAACAAAAAGGTAAGCCTATTTATCTGCTGGCAAGAAAAGGAGTAGATGTAAAAGTAGAACCCCGGAAAATTACCATCAGCGAATTTGAAATCACAAAAATAGCCTTGCCGGAAGTACATTTCCGCGTGGTATGCAGTACCGGTACCTATATCCGTTCCCTGGCGAATGATTATGGCGCTAACCTGGGCTGCGGTGCTTATTTAAGCAGTTTGTGCAGAACCCGGATCGGTCAGTTCAAACTGTCTGATGCCACGGAAATGGAGGACTTTATTGCTGCCAACACGGTTCCTAAAACGGATAACCAATAG
- a CDS encoding tetratricopeptide repeat protein — translation MNKDFSFLNEDFDDLRDLLQQFENLRAGKSHSFLDEDSFEQIIDYYDEHDEMPIALQAAEIAIEQFPYSSTLLLKKANLLIETKKYKEALNLLEKAAVLDRNDINLYILQTDVYLALNQHQKAAAVLEEQIGQFSGEDRTDLLLELADVYDDWEEFEKVFDCLKMALEYDPNNEEALHKICFWTEFTGRNEESIRLHNYIIDEHPFNHLAWFNLGTAYQGLKLYEKAIDAYQYAVAIDEKFDYAYRNMGDAFIRLRKYADAIEVLQKHLEIAKPEDVIYEAIGHCYERQRKFTQARYYYRKASHLSPNDDKLYYKIAVAYMMEANWDNAAKSLLSALKINKQSAEYNMSLGECYLELGRNKEALVHFMNAVRTRPKSATAWQELLKGLYVSGFLEEALVQLSIAEEKAGRKPVFIYYRAAILIAMGKTKEGMLQLETALQQAPKVVKKLVELDPAILQHVSVVDLIAQYRRKR, via the coding sequence ATGAATAAGGACTTTTCATTTTTAAACGAAGATTTTGATGATCTGAGAGACTTGTTGCAGCAGTTTGAAAACCTCCGGGCAGGTAAGTCTCATTCTTTTTTGGACGAAGATTCATTTGAGCAGATCATAGACTATTATGACGAGCATGACGAAATGCCGATCGCATTGCAGGCCGCAGAAATAGCCATCGAACAATTCCCTTACTCCTCCACCTTACTCCTCAAAAAGGCCAACTTACTCATCGAAACCAAAAAATACAAGGAAGCCCTTAACTTACTGGAAAAAGCAGCAGTGCTGGACCGGAATGATATAAATCTTTATATTTTACAGACCGATGTTTACCTGGCGCTCAATCAGCACCAGAAAGCGGCTGCCGTGCTGGAAGAACAGATCGGACAGTTTTCCGGCGAAGACAGGACCGACCTGTTGCTGGAACTGGCAGATGTGTACGATGATTGGGAGGAGTTTGAAAAAGTGTTTGATTGCCTGAAAATGGCCCTGGAATATGATCCCAACAATGAGGAAGCGTTACATAAAATCTGCTTCTGGACAGAGTTTACCGGCCGCAATGAAGAAAGTATCCGGTTACATAACTATATTATAGATGAGCATCCTTTTAATCACCTGGCCTGGTTTAACCTGGGCACGGCTTATCAGGGGCTTAAATTATATGAAAAAGCCATCGATGCTTACCAATACGCGGTAGCCATTGATGAAAAGTTCGATTACGCCTATCGTAATATGGGCGATGCCTTTATCCGCCTGCGTAAATACGCAGATGCCATAGAGGTATTGCAGAAACATCTGGAAATAGCCAAACCCGAAGATGTGATTTATGAAGCCATCGGACATTGTTACGAAAGACAACGTAAATTTACCCAGGCCCGCTATTACTATCGGAAGGCTTCCCACCTTAGCCCCAACGATGATAAACTATACTATAAAATAGCGGTGGCCTACATGATGGAAGCCAATTGGGATAATGCCGCCAAATCACTGCTGAGCGCCCTTAAAATCAATAAACAGAGCGCAGAATACAATATGAGCCTGGGAGAATGTTACCTGGAGCTCGGCAGAAACAAAGAAGCCCTGGTACATTTCATGAACGCCGTACGTACACGCCCCAAGAGCGCCACTGCCTGGCAGGAGCTGCTAAAAGGCCTGTATGTGTCCGGTTTCCTGGAAGAAGCCCTGGTACAATTGTCAATTGCAGAGGAAAAAGCAGGCAGGAAACCCGTATTTATCTATTACCGCGCAGCTATCTTAATAGCTATGGGAAAGACCAAGGAAGGCATGTTACAGCTGGAAACAGCCCTGCAACAGGCGCCTAAAGTCGTGAAAAAACTGGTAGAGCTGGACCCGGCCATCCTGCAGCATGTGAGTGTGGTAGACCTGATTGCGCAATATCGTCGCAAACGTTAA
- a CDS encoding SusD/RagB family nutrient-binding outer membrane lipoprotein, with product MKKIYLFLLLTAAGCSKFDEINTNPDKPVTVTSPMLATRLILDITRGDLGQTKSFMQHALLGKYISWSENQEANQYNKFGRISYSNLLVLNNVEKMISFAPDEKSRNTYKALGNFISAWKFYHLTMQVGDIPYKDALKGEAGVIQPAYNTQKEVLLGILASLDEADQLFANGSDFSGDPVYNGKVAKWRKMVNSFELRVLLSLYKKTGDADLQVMKRFQQIVNNRPLFSGNEDNFQLTYSDVAGQKYPFYKENNQFIIYNMVSDVLINRLKALQDRRLFYYAAPDPILVKGGAAANTYAAYKGVDPAATGDQVGAVASSKDYSPLNARYTELPAGEPVYLMGYAQLQFILAEAAMRGWINSSAEQYYNNGITAGMKFTADFTPDNAAYHHGMPITDTYIRDYIASAAVKFAATPREQLEQIITQEYLTTFMQAPYNAYFEYRRTGYPAFPINPASNQNIPADKMPVRWLYPQRELDYNGDNVTRATTAQYGTDHSNGVMWILKD from the coding sequence GAAATCAATACCAATCCCGACAAGCCGGTTACAGTAACGTCGCCCATGCTGGCTACCCGGTTGATCCTGGATATCACCCGCGGTGACCTGGGACAAACCAAGTCATTCATGCAGCACGCGTTGCTGGGGAAATATATATCCTGGTCGGAAAATCAGGAAGCGAATCAATACAATAAATTCGGGCGCATCAGTTATAGCAACCTGTTGGTATTGAATAATGTGGAAAAGATGATCAGCTTTGCGCCGGATGAAAAATCCCGCAACACCTATAAAGCGTTGGGGAATTTCATCAGCGCCTGGAAGTTTTATCACCTGACCATGCAGGTAGGAGATATCCCTTACAAGGATGCATTGAAGGGTGAAGCGGGTGTTATTCAGCCGGCATATAATACGCAGAAAGAAGTATTGCTGGGCATCCTGGCATCGCTGGATGAAGCAGACCAACTGTTTGCCAACGGCAGTGATTTCAGTGGCGATCCGGTGTACAACGGCAAAGTGGCCAAATGGCGTAAAATGGTTAACAGTTTTGAGCTGCGGGTATTGTTAAGTCTGTATAAAAAAACGGGTGATGCGGACCTGCAGGTGATGAAACGTTTCCAGCAGATTGTGAATAACCGGCCGTTATTTTCCGGAAATGAGGATAATTTCCAGTTGACTTACTCTGATGTAGCCGGACAGAAATATCCTTTTTACAAGGAGAATAACCAGTTTATTATTTACAACATGGTCAGCGATGTGCTGATCAACAGGCTGAAAGCCTTGCAGGATCGTCGTTTATTCTACTATGCTGCGCCTGATCCGATACTGGTAAAAGGCGGTGCTGCTGCCAACACTTATGCCGCCTATAAAGGCGTGGATCCGGCAGCTACCGGCGACCAGGTAGGAGCGGTGGCTTCCTCTAAAGATTATTCGCCGCTGAATGCCCGTTATACGGAGCTGCCGGCAGGGGAACCGGTGTACCTGATGGGATATGCCCAGTTACAGTTTATCCTGGCCGAAGCAGCTATGAGAGGGTGGATCAACAGCAGTGCGGAACAATACTATAACAATGGTATCACCGCAGGTATGAAGTTTACGGCTGATTTTACACCGGATAATGCAGCGTATCATCATGGTATGCCTATAACAGATACGTATATACGGGATTATATTGCCAGTGCGGCGGTGAAGTTTGCGGCTACGCCCCGGGAGCAGCTGGAGCAGATTATTACCCAGGAGTATCTGACTACTTTTATGCAGGCGCCGTACAATGCGTATTTTGAATATCGCCGTACCGGGTACCCGGCTTTCCCGATCAATCCGGCCTCTAACCAGAATATACCGGCAGATAAGATGCCTGTGCGCTGGTTATATCCGCAGCGGGAGCTGGATTACAACGGAGATAATGTTACCAGAGCGACCACGGCGCAGTATGGTACAGATCACAGCAATGGGGTGATGTGGATATTAAAGGATTAA
- a CDS encoding phosphosulfolactate synthase, whose translation MNFNLTQIPERTQKPRTHGLTMVMDKGLSLEEAKNFLSVAGPHIDILKLGFGTAFVTPNLRAKIELYQAAGIPVYFGGTLFEAFLIRNQFDEYVKVVKDYGISYMEVSDGSITIPHAEKCGYIEKLAKIGLVLSEVGSKDAEHIIPPYKWIELMSAELAAGATYVIAEARESGNVGIYRGSGEVREGLVQEILTQIPAEKIIWEAPQKAQQLYFLELVGCNANLGNLAPNEVISLEAMRIGLRGDTFHLFLDRE comes from the coding sequence ATGAATTTTAATCTGACACAGATTCCGGAAAGGACACAGAAGCCCCGTACACATGGATTGACTATGGTAATGGATAAGGGGTTGAGTTTGGAAGAAGCAAAGAACTTTTTATCGGTTGCAGGACCTCATATCGATATCCTGAAACTGGGATTTGGTACGGCTTTCGTCACGCCCAACCTGCGTGCTAAAATAGAGCTTTATCAGGCAGCAGGCATCCCGGTTTATTTTGGGGGTACTTTGTTTGAAGCCTTTCTGATCCGTAACCAGTTTGACGAGTACGTGAAAGTGGTAAAAGATTATGGTATTAGCTATATGGAAGTATCCGATGGTTCTATTACCATCCCGCACGCCGAGAAATGCGGATATATCGAGAAATTAGCAAAAATTGGTCTGGTATTGAGTGAAGTAGGGTCGAAGGATGCAGAACATATTATTCCTCCCTATAAGTGGATTGAGCTGATGAGCGCAGAACTGGCTGCCGGCGCCACTTACGTAATTGCAGAAGCCCGTGAAAGCGGCAACGTAGGTATCTATCGCGGTAGCGGTGAAGTACGCGAAGGACTGGTGCAGGAAATCCTGACACAGATCCCTGCAGAAAAAATTATCTGGGAAGCACCACAGAAAGCACAGCAACTGTACTTCCTGGAACTGGTAGGCTGCAATGCCAACCTGGGTAACCTGGCCCCCAATGAAGTCATCTCCCTGGAAGCTATGCGTATAGGCCTGAGAGGAGATACCTTCCACCTTTTCCTTGACAGAGAATAA
- a CDS encoding shikimate dehydrogenase family protein — MKIYGLIGYPLSHSFSKGFFAKKFEAENITDCLYDNFPIPAITEFPTLLHQQPHLNGLNVTIPYKEVIIPYLDGLNDAAARIGAVNCIRFEGGKKIGYNTDVIGFSNSIRPLILPHHTHALVLGTGGAAKAVMYALQEMNIAYTLVSRQATAEAIAYDALDQAVIEKHTVIINTTPLGMYPQVDAAPDIPYQYLTSRHLLYDLVYNPAVTLFLQRGVAQGAITKNGHDMLILQAEASWEIWNG; from the coding sequence ATGAAAATTTACGGACTTATAGGTTATCCGCTGAGTCACTCTTTTTCCAAGGGTTTCTTTGCAAAAAAATTTGAAGCAGAAAATATAACCGATTGCCTGTACGACAACTTTCCCATACCCGCTATCACAGAATTCCCAACCTTACTGCATCAGCAGCCTCACTTAAACGGATTAAACGTAACCATCCCTTATAAAGAAGTCATCATCCCTTATCTGGATGGGTTAAACGACGCCGCTGCCCGCATTGGTGCCGTGAATTGTATCCGCTTTGAAGGAGGAAAAAAAATAGGGTATAATACAGATGTCATCGGATTCAGTAATTCTATCCGGCCTTTAATACTTCCGCATCATACCCACGCCCTGGTGCTGGGTACCGGTGGCGCTGCCAAAGCAGTAATGTATGCCCTGCAGGAAATGAACATTGCCTATACGCTGGTTAGCCGGCAGGCCACTGCGGAAGCGATTGCCTACGATGCACTGGATCAGGCAGTCATAGAAAAGCACACCGTTATTATCAACACCACACCACTGGGGATGTATCCGCAGGTAGATGCTGCGCCGGATATCCCTTACCAGTACCTGACTTCCCGGCATTTGCTCTATGATCTGGTGTATAATCCGGCTGTTACGCTGTTCCTGCAGCGCGGTGTGGCGCAGGGAGCTATCACTAAAAACGGGCATGATATGCTGATCCTGCAGGCGGAAGCTTCGTGGGAGATCTGGAACGGTTAA